The DNA region CGCGTCGACGCAGATCCCGCTGCTCGCCGGGTCGAGTGAGGTCGTCAGCATGCGCCGCGGACAAGCCGTGCTGGACGCCTTCGTGGGATTCGGGCTCCCGGTACGCGGCACGTCGCGCATGCTGTCCGGGAAGGTCTTGCTTAATTAGGGCAGCCTTGCCTATTCTCTAGGCGGTGGGAAGAGTTGTCGGAAACCACCGGACCGCGCCGGAGTCCTGAGGGCTGCAGAGACCCCCGGTCCACACGAAGGACGGGCCCCACGCTCTGCGTGGGGCCCGTCCGCTTGTGCCGATGTCGCCCTCGACCCCCACCGGTGACAGCGACTCGGCGGGGTGTAGACACGAGCCGTGACGACTGAGCTTCCCGAAGGCCTGGGCAACGGATTCGACCGCGAGCTCGGAGTGAGCTATCTCGAGGTCACCCCAGAGGGGGGTCGAGCGCAGCTCGAGATCACCGACAAACTTCTCCAGCCGTACGGGATCGTGCACGGTGGCGTGTACTGCTCGATCGTCGAAAGCCTGGCCAGTGTCTCGGGTGCCGTCTGGCTTTCGGCCAACGGCGGCGGCAACGTCGTCGGCGTCAACAACAACACCGACTTCCTGCGCGCCATCGGTTCCGGCTCAGTGGTGACCGCGGTGTCGACACCGATCCACCGGGGAAGGCGCCAGCAGCTGTGGCTGATCACCATCACCGACGCCCAGGACCGCCTCGTGGCACGCGGGCAGGTGCGGCTACAGAACCTGCCCCCCGAGTAGCGCCGGCGCAGCTGCGCTGCTGACTGCCCCGCTCCGTGGCAGTATCGCCAACTATGCGTTTGACCCCGCATGAACAAGAACGGCTGCTGCTCTCCTATGCAGCGGAACTCGCCCGTCGACGCCAGGCACGCGGCCTGAAGCTCAACCACCCCGAAGCGATCGCAATCATCACCGACCACGTCCTCGAAGGCGCTCGCGACGGCCGCACCGTGGCGGAGCTGATGGTCAGCGGCCAGTCGGTGCTCGGTCGCGACGACGTGATGGACGGTGTGCCCGAGATGCTCGACGACGTCCAGGTGGAGGCGACGTTCCCGGACGGCACCAAGCTCGTCACAGTCCACCACCCGATCACGTGAGCGATCGCCCTAAGAGCAGGAGGTTGGCACGGTGATTCCTGGTGAGATCGTCTACGGCGAAGGCGACATCGAGATCAACGAAGGCGCGGCCCGACTGGAGTTGGACGTCGTCAACACCGGTGACCGGCCCGTTCAGGTCGGCAGCCACGTACATGTGCCGCAGGCCAATGGCGCCCTGGAGTTCGACCGGTCGGCTGCGCACGGCCACCGGTTCGACATCCCGGCCGGTACCGCGATCAGATTCGAGCCCGGGGTGGCACAGCGCGTCCGACTTGTTCCGCTCGCCGGCACCCGCGAGGTGCACGGCCTGAGCCTGAACCCCCCGGGAAGATTGGACCAGAACTGATGACTGCGCTGTCCCGATCCCGCTACGGAGCACTCTTCGGTCCGACCACCGGTGACCGAATCCGCCTCGCCGACACCGACCTGTTCGTCGAGATCACCGAGGACCGCAGCGGCGGACCCGGCCTGGCCGGCGACGAGGCGGTGTTCGGCGGCGGGAAGGTGCTGCGCGAGTCGATGGGACAGTCGCGTGCGACACGCGCCGACGGCGCCCCGGACACCGTCATCACCGGTGCGGTGATCCTCGACTACTGGGGAATCATCAAGGCCGACATCGGTATTCGCGACGGCCGCATCACCGCGATCGGCAAAGCCGGCAACCCCGAGATCATGTCGGGCGTGCACCCTGACCTGGTCGTAGGCCCGTCGACCGAGATCATCGCCGGCAACGGCCGGATTCTCACCGCCGGCGCCATCGACTGTCACGTGCACCTGATCTGTCCGCAGATCATGGAGGAGGCCCTCGGCGGAGGCATCACCACCATCGTCGCGGGGGGAACCGGACCGGCCGAGGGCAGCAAGGCCACCACCGTCACCCCTGGATCGTGGCACCTGGCGCGGATGCTCGAGGCGCTCGACTCGTGGCCGATGAACATCGCACTGCTCGGCAAGGGCAACACCGTCAGCTCCGAGGCGATGTGGGAGCAATTACGCGGCGGTGCTGCGGGTTTCAAGCTGCACGAGGACTGGGGTACCACTCCCGCCGCGATCGACGCCTGCCTCACCGTGAGCGAGGCCGCGGGGGTGCAGGCCAACATCCACACCGACACCCTCAACGAGGCCGGCTTCGTCGAGGACACTCTGGCCGCGATCAAGGGTCGTTCGATCCACGCCTACCACACCGAGGGCGCCGGAGGCGGACACGCACCCGACATCATCACCGTGGCGGGCCGGCCGAACGTTCTGCCGAGTTCGACCAACCCGACCCGGCCGCACACCGTCAACACCCTCGATGAACACCTCGACATGCTGATGGTCTGCCATCACCTCAATCCCAGTGTCCCGGAGGATCTCTCGTTCGCGGAGAGCCGGATCAGGCCGTCGACGATCGCTGCCGAAGACCTGCTACACGACATCGGGGCGATCTCGATGATCGGCAGTGACGCCCAGGCGATGGGACGCATCGGCGAGGTGGTGATGCGGACCTGGCAGACGGCGCACGTGATGAAGCGGCGGCGCGGCTTCCTGGCCGGCGATACCGCCGCCGACAACAACCGCGCGCAACGCTACGTCGCCAAGTACACGATCTGTCCGGCCGTCGCACACGGACTCGATCACGAGGTCGGTTCGGTCGAGGTCGGCAAGTTGGCCGATCTGGTGCTCTGGGAGCCCGCCTTCTTCGGAGTGCGACCGCACGCCGTGATCAAAGGCGGCATGATCGCGTGGGCGGCGATGGGGGACGCGAACGCCTCCATCCCGACGCCACAGCCGGTGCTACCCCGGCCGATGTTCGGCGCCGCCCCCGCGGCGGCAGCCGCCACCTCGGTGCATTTCGTCTCGCCGCAGGCGGTCGAGGACGGGCTGGCCGATCGGATCGCGGTCAACCGCAGACTCGTCGCGGTCGGCAATGTGCGGTCGGTGGGTAAGGCCCAGATGCCGCTCAACGATGCGACACCGGACATCGAGGTGGATCCGGACACGTTCACGGTGCGCATCGACGGCGAGGTCTGGCAGGAACAACCTGCTGCCGAACTGCCCATGGCGCAGAGGTACTTCCTTTTCTGATGTCGAACCTGACCACGCTGCTGACATTGGCCGACTCCCGGCTTCCAACCGGGGGGCACGTGCACTCCGGAGGGGTCGAGGAGGCGGTCACCAGCGGTCTGGTTGTTGATCTGGGGACCTTGCTCGCATTCCTGCGCCGCCGGATCAGGACCCACGCCCTGGTCACCGCATCGGTGGCGGCCGCGGTGCACACCGGGGTGTTGAGTGCTGACGAGGGCGGGAGCGGCGACCGCGAAACCGACGCGCGCACACCGGCTCCCGCGGCCCGCCAAGCCTCCCGCGCACAGGGCCGGGGACTGGTTCGGCTGGCCCGTCGGGTCTGGCCGGACACCGGCTGGGATGCGCTCGGCCGCACGCCGCATCTCGCGGTGGCCGCGGGGGCTGTGGGTGCTGCGAGCGGCCTGGCCCCCGAACACACCGCGTTGTCCGTGGTCTATACGACGATGACCGGTTCGGCGACTGCCGCGCAGCGGTTGCTCGCACTGGACCCCGGCGATGTCGCGG from Mycobacterium sp. DL includes:
- a CDS encoding PaaI family thioesterase, whose protein sequence is MTTELPEGLGNGFDRELGVSYLEVTPEGGRAQLEITDKLLQPYGIVHGGVYCSIVESLASVSGAVWLSANGGGNVVGVNNNTDFLRAIGSGSVVTAVSTPIHRGRRQQLWLITITDAQDRLVARGQVRLQNLPPE
- a CDS encoding urease subunit gamma, with the protein product MRLTPHEQERLLLSYAAELARRRQARGLKLNHPEAIAIITDHVLEGARDGRTVAELMVSGQSVLGRDDVMDGVPEMLDDVQVEATFPDGTKLVTVHHPIT
- a CDS encoding urease subunit beta; translated protein: MIPGEIVYGEGDIEINEGAARLELDVVNTGDRPVQVGSHVHVPQANGALEFDRSAAHGHRFDIPAGTAIRFEPGVAQRVRLVPLAGTREVHGLSLNPPGRLDQN
- a CDS encoding urease subunit alpha — its product is MTALSRSRYGALFGPTTGDRIRLADTDLFVEITEDRSGGPGLAGDEAVFGGGKVLRESMGQSRATRADGAPDTVITGAVILDYWGIIKADIGIRDGRITAIGKAGNPEIMSGVHPDLVVGPSTEIIAGNGRILTAGAIDCHVHLICPQIMEEALGGGITTIVAGGTGPAEGSKATTVTPGSWHLARMLEALDSWPMNIALLGKGNTVSSEAMWEQLRGGAAGFKLHEDWGTTPAAIDACLTVSEAAGVQANIHTDTLNEAGFVEDTLAAIKGRSIHAYHTEGAGGGHAPDIITVAGRPNVLPSSTNPTRPHTVNTLDEHLDMLMVCHHLNPSVPEDLSFAESRIRPSTIAAEDLLHDIGAISMIGSDAQAMGRIGEVVMRTWQTAHVMKRRRGFLAGDTAADNNRAQRYVAKYTICPAVAHGLDHEVGSVEVGKLADLVLWEPAFFGVRPHAVIKGGMIAWAAMGDANASIPTPQPVLPRPMFGAAPAAAAATSVHFVSPQAVEDGLADRIAVNRRLVAVGNVRSVGKAQMPLNDATPDIEVDPDTFTVRIDGEVWQEQPAAELPMAQRYFLF
- a CDS encoding urease accessory UreF family protein is translated as MSNLTTLLTLADSRLPTGGHVHSGGVEEAVTSGLVVDLGTLLAFLRRRIRTHALVTASVAAAVHTGVLSADEGGSGDRETDARTPAPAARQASRAQGRGLVRLARRVWPDTGWDALGRTPHLAVAAGAVGAASGLAPEHTALSVVYTTMTGSATAAQRLLALDPGDVAAVTFGLSQLCEETAAEASKELADLSDPLLDVLAQRHIERDRPLFAS